TGGCGTATTGCGAACCAAAGATCCGACCAGCCACTCAGGAATATTCCCGTTTATCGGAAGGTCTTCAACTGTAATCTCGTGGCTTTGCGTTTGGAGTCCGCCTTGAAATTGATTGTTCATAATTCTCCATTGATCAACACTGTAAACAGTTTGAGAGTTGCCTCTGATGCGAAACTCACGAAATAATTGCAGTAACGCGAATTTCAATTCGCATCGTTGGAAGTGCAAGAGCTGCAACTCCGACCTCTGTCCAAATGGGGGCATGGTTGGGCATGTAATGACGAAATAGCTTGACCATCACATCGTTAACCTCTGGGGGAAACCCTCCAACATGGTAAGAATTGATGTGGACAACATGCTCCCAACCCGCGCCGGCAGTTGCCAAGGTTCGCTCTACGTTCCGAAACGCCTGAGCAATCTCGTCCGCAAGCGATTCGGGAATTTGCAGATTGTCATCTACTCCGCCTTGTCCTGATGTCTCCACTCGATCGCCAATTTTTACCGCTTGCGAGTAATGCAATTCATTCAGCATGTATTCGCCATAACCAGGAGTGACAAAAAACTCAGGCTGATTCATTGTGTTCCTTTGTTTGGTACGTTTGACATCGTGAATGAGATGGAGTGCTGTGGTAGTCATCGATTACTTCTGAGATGAGCGAACTGAGTGAGTCTATGCGATTGAACCTCATTGTAAATCTTGTAGATTATTGGCATAGATGGCGATCTGACGATACTTTTATCAGCGCATTGCTTTCTCAATCCTGCGATCTGGAATCAACCACATCATTGCTACTAATACATAGAGACTAAAAGCCAACCATGAATTAGCAAAGGCGAGGAGAATCGATACGGCATAGATCGCCACTGATACCTTGCCCTTAAAATCTCTCCCGATGGCAGTCGCGATCGCCGAGCCTTGACCGTGGTGAACGATTAGAGTCATAGTCAGAATTAAATAAGCAATTGAGCTGAACAACAGCACACCACCATAAAAGGCAACAGGTAAAGCGGTGAAGTAATTTTCGCCCATCCAGGCGGTGACAAAGGGAATAAGCGATAGCCAGAATAACAAATGTAAATTAGCCCATAAAACTCGACCGCTGACATATTGCACTACCTGAAATAAGTGGTGGTGGTTATTCCAATAAATTCCCAAATTGATAAAGCTAAGGATGTAGCTGAGAAATAAGGGAATTAGCGGACGTAATGTAGCTAAATCATCTCCGTGGGGCACCTTCAATTCCAGTACCATAATTGTGATGATGATGGCGATGACACCATCACTGAATGCTGTCAATCTTCCTTTTTCCATATCAACATGCCCTTGTTAAAATTATGGATTTAACAATCTACAATTCAACGAGCAAAAACAACCGATCGATCGGATAAATTCACGCGCTGAAGAAAGTCCAACAACAAGGGATTGACTCGATCGGCATTGGCACTCAGCACACCTTGCATCCAATCTTGGGTTGAAGGTGGTACAAGTAAGGAACTGCGGCTACGATCGTCGTTCATTTTTCTAGATCTGCATCAAGCATGGAACCTTGCAATTGACTCGCATGGGTCCATTGCTTGCATAACTGTTTGCTATAAATTCAATATAGAAGATCGCCTTCGAGTCGTCGTCTATAGTGAGTTAAATTTTTTACACTACAAATTGATAGAGTAACCCTGCGATCTCAAAGTAGAAGGCTAGCTCTAACTTAAGTTAGAATCCGAACTCGATCGAA
This genomic interval from Scytonema hofmannii PCC 7110 contains the following:
- a CDS encoding RidA family protein — its product is MNQPEFFVTPGYGEYMLNELHYSQAVKIGDRVETSGQGGVDDNLQIPESLADEIAQAFRNVERTLATAGAGWEHVVHINSYHVGGFPPEVNDVMVKLFRHYMPNHAPIWTEVGVAALALPTMRIEIRVTAIIS
- a CDS encoding TMEM175 family protein — protein: MEKGRLTAFSDGVIAIIITIMVLELKVPHGDDLATLRPLIPLFLSYILSFINLGIYWNNHHHLFQVVQYVSGRVLWANLHLLFWLSLIPFVTAWMGENYFTALPVAFYGGVLLFSSIAYLILTMTLIVHHGQGSAIATAIGRDFKGKVSVAIYAVSILLAFANSWLAFSLYVLVAMMWLIPDRRIEKAMR